DNA sequence from the Candidatus Kaistella beijingensis genome:
TTGATTAGAATTCCGCCGGTTTCGCCAATTTCCAAACCTGCATTTTTTGCGAGAGCAGTTTCAGGTTTAACACCGATGGCTAAAATAACGGCTTCGGTTTGTATGAAGGTGTTTTCGTCAAAAAATACACGAATATGTTCATCGTGGTCTTCAAACTTTTTCACGCCGGTTTCCAAAAGCAGTTCCAAACCTTTTTCTTTGGCTTTATTGTGAACGAAACTTGCGATTTCAAAATCTACAGGTGCCATTACCTGATTTCCAAGTTCTACCAAACGCACTTTTTTACCTTTATCAATAAGGTTTTCAGCGATTTCAAGACCGATAAATCCGCCGCCAACAACCACGAAATTTCTTTTTTCTGAGGTTTGCTTGATAATTTTGTCCATATCGGCAATGTTGCGCAAAGTAAAAATTTTATCGGAGTTGATACCTTCAAATGGAGGTTTTATCGGTTCTGCACCCGGAGAAAGCAAAAGTTTATCGTAAGTCTCTGTATAAATTTCATTTGTTTTTAGATTTTTTACAGTAACCGTTTTTTCTTCTCTATTGATTGATAGAATTTCACTGAAAACTCTTGTATCAAGGTTGTATCGTTCTTTCAAACTTTCAGGTGTTTGCAACAGAAGTTTATCGCGTTCGGCAATAACTCCGCCGATGTGATAGGGAAGTCCGCAATTGGCAAAACTCACGTATTCTCCTTTTTCAAAAATGATAATTTCGTTTTCTTCGCTTAGTCTTCGCAATCTTGTGGCAGCAGTTGCACCACCTGCAACACCACCAATGATGATGATTTTCATTATTTAGAATTTTATGCAAAGTTACAATGGGTTTAGGAGGTTGTGCGTAACGTGAGTTACATAGAAATTGAATGCTAAATTGAAAAAATTCAATATAAAAATAAATGCAAGGCAAATTTTATTTTTGATTATTTTATAATATCCTCAATAATTTTATCCAATTTCGCATCGGGAAGTGAATTAAGATAAGACATAGTTGAATTAATATCCTTGTGACCTAATGCTTCTCGAATAATTTCAATTGAAACATTTTCAAACTTAAGTGCTGTCGCAAAGGAATGTCTAGCGCAATAAAATGTGATGTTTTTATTGATTTTAAGACTGCTCATTATATCCTTCAAATATTTATTGACATAAATCGTCAAATATTTTTGAGACTTATTCTTCAAATAAGTTTTTGTAGGGTTATTGTTTTTTACGATGCTTAGTAGAAATTTGGAATCGGGTTCTGATTTATATTTCGTTAGAATTTTTTCTGTGATGTCATTTAATTTGAATTTAACGGCAACCCCTGTTTTTTCCCTGTAGTAAGAAATATTCTTATCGATTAGTGCATTCTTTTCAAGTTGCATCATATCGATGAAATTAATTCCCCTTGAGTAATAACTGAACAGAAACATGTCTTTAGCAAATTCTTCGTACTGATCCTTTGGTTTATATTTTTTTAATAGGTCGATTTCGCTTACGCTCAAGAATTCTTTTTTGCTGTTACTCTTGATTTGAGAAATTTTATAATCCTTGAAAGGGTATTGTTTTTCCTTAATTACT
Encoded proteins:
- a CDS encoding site-specific integrase, whose protein sequence is MTTFQFTLKNNAKSNGEKSIIMSFIKDRKNTSLSLRHSCTDQQWSAETERVKKSHPDYEKLNKFIDKYKGIASKIIEDLEDDNIPYTLQDVIYEIKNYKGDLKTMSYTKFQEIVIENLKKSDKIGSAQVDQDALNSLQKFFDKKDIGFNEIKYLTLKKYEAHCIEKGNTPATIGIRMRAIRSVFNQAIKAKVIKEKQYPFKDYKISQIKSNSKKEFLSVSEIDLLKKYKPKDQYEEFAKDMFLFSYYSRGINFIDMMQLEKNALIDKNISYYREKTGVAVKFKLNDITEKILTKYKSEPDSKFLLSIVKNNNPTKTYLKNKSQKYLTIYVNKYLKDIMSSLKINKNITFYCARHSFATALKFENVSIEIIREALGHKDINSTMSYLNSLPDAKLDKIIEDIIK